Proteins from a single region of Flavobacterium sp. YJ01:
- a CDS encoding EamA/RhaT family transporter, producing MLFLILSILCSVIVGVIFKISRKYNANPSQIISFNYITAIALCYFTFSPNLNALDNNAPLEIYASVGILLPIVFLFLALSIKFMGIAKTDAAQRLSLFIPILAAWLLFNEAFNTCKVIGVLIGFAALLFILKKPTDNTENKWIYPAMVLLGFGIVDILFKKIALYTVVPYTTSLFIVFLISFAVSLVIVMYKLFITKENFALKSIPFGILVGIFNFGNILFYLKAHKAFSENPSTVFAGMNMGVIILGTIIGAFFFKEKLSKINVLGLLLALIAVVFIVFSQLQ from the coding sequence ATGTTATTCCTTATATTAAGTATTCTTTGCAGTGTTATTGTTGGTGTTATATTTAAAATTTCAAGAAAATATAATGCTAATCCGTCTCAAATTATTTCATTCAATTATATAACTGCAATTGCACTTTGTTACTTTACTTTTAGTCCAAACCTAAATGCTTTAGATAATAATGCACCTTTAGAAATTTACGCATCGGTCGGAATTTTACTTCCAATCGTATTTTTATTTCTGGCACTTTCTATAAAATTTATGGGAATTGCAAAAACAGATGCTGCACAACGATTATCGCTTTTTATTCCGATTTTGGCGGCTTGGTTATTGTTTAATGAAGCATTTAATACCTGTAAAGTTATTGGTGTTTTGATTGGTTTTGCAGCACTTTTATTCATACTAAAAAAGCCAACAGACAATACAGAGAATAAATGGATTTATCCAGCAATGGTTTTATTGGGTTTCGGAATTGTCGATATTCTTTTTAAGAAAATAGCCTTGTACACCGTTGTTCCTTATACAACTTCTTTGTTTATAGTTTTTTTAATTTCTTTCGCGGTTTCATTGGTAATCGTGATGTATAAATTATTCATAACAAAAGAAAATTTCGCTTTAAAAAGTATTCCTTTCGGGATTTTGGTTGGAATTTTCAATTTCGGAAATATATTATTCTATCTAAAAGCACATAAAGCATTTTCAGAAAATCCATCGACAGTTTTTGCAGGAATGAATATGGGTGTAATTATTTTAGGAACCATAATCGGCGCTTTTTTCTTCAAAGAAAAATTATCTAAGATCAATGTTTTGGGACTGCTTTTGGCTTTAATTGCGGTTGTTTTTATAGTTTTTTCGCAATTACAATAA
- a CDS encoding Glu/Leu/Phe/Val dehydrogenase, which translates to MSSEIIKHNPFQSMIDRFNIAADILNLDNSLRQKLQRPEKQITVNFSIVLDNGNVQNFEGYRVIHNTALGPSKGGIRYDTAVNLDEVKALAAWMTWKSAVTGIPFGGAKGGIICDPRNHSKTELEKITRAYTKALSDIFGPEKDVPAPDMGTGPDEMGWLMDEFSLLHGRPIHAVVTGKHLHSGGSLGRVEATGRGVSIISILALQKLKIRPARATAAIQGFGNVGLHSALFLYEKGVKIVAVSDVSEAFYNPDGINIPELILYYNLNNKTIKGYPNSVAIKHEDLLLLDVDVLIPAAKEDVITQKNATDIQARIIVEGANGPVSSDADQILHDKNILVVPDILANAGGVTVSYFEWLQNSLLESWRIHQINKRLEDILEKGFETVFRVAVKHDVTPRIAAYIIALKKVAETQSVKEIALEAPLFKHN; encoded by the coding sequence ATGAGTTCAGAAATTATAAAACACAATCCGTTTCAATCTATGATTGATCGTTTTAATATCGCTGCAGATATTTTAAACTTAGACAATTCACTTCGTCAAAAGTTGCAGCGCCCAGAAAAACAAATCACTGTAAATTTTTCAATTGTTTTAGACAACGGAAACGTTCAGAACTTTGAAGGATATCGTGTTATTCATAATACAGCTTTAGGACCGTCTAAAGGCGGAATTCGTTACGATACTGCTGTAAATTTAGATGAAGTAAAAGCACTTGCCGCCTGGATGACCTGGAAATCTGCTGTAACTGGAATTCCTTTTGGTGGAGCTAAAGGCGGCATTATTTGCGATCCGAGAAATCATTCTAAAACAGAATTAGAAAAAATTACAAGAGCTTATACAAAGGCTTTATCAGATATTTTCGGACCAGAAAAAGATGTTCCTGCGCCAGACATGGGAACAGGACCAGACGAAATGGGCTGGCTTATGGATGAATTTTCACTTTTGCACGGACGACCAATTCATGCCGTTGTTACGGGAAAACATCTTCATTCTGGTGGATCTTTAGGAAGAGTAGAAGCAACAGGAAGAGGTGTAAGTATTATCAGTATTTTGGCGCTTCAAAAACTAAAAATTAGACCTGCGAGAGCAACTGCGGCAATTCAAGGTTTTGGAAATGTAGGTTTGCATTCTGCTTTATTCTTGTATGAAAAAGGAGTGAAAATTGTGGCTGTTAGCGATGTTTCGGAGGCCTTTTATAATCCAGACGGAATTAATATTCCGGAGTTGATTTTATATTATAATTTGAATAATAAAACCATAAAAGGTTACCCGAATTCGGTTGCCATTAAACATGAAGATTTATTGCTTTTAGATGTTGATGTATTGATTCCTGCTGCAAAAGAAGATGTTATTACACAGAAAAATGCGACAGATATTCAGGCAAGAATTATTGTTGAAGGCGCAAACGGGCCAGTTTCTTCAGATGCAGATCAGATTTTGCATGATAAAAATATATTAGTTGTTCCTGATATTTTAGCTAATGCGGGAGGTGTTACAGTTTCTTATTTCGAGTGGCTTCAAAATTCGCTTTTAGAGTCTTGGAGAATTCATCAGATTAATAAACGTCTGGAGGATATATTAGAAAAAGGTTTTGAAACTGTTTTTAGAGTGGCAGTCAAACATGATGTAACGCCTCGTATTGCTGCTTATATTATTGCTTTGAAAAAAGTAGCCGAAACACAATCGGTTAAGGAGATTGCTTTGGAAGCTCCTTTATTTAAGCATAATTAA
- a CDS encoding sterol desaturase family protein, whose translation MKNINFLAFAMPAFFLFLFLEYKLAQRRKRPEIFNYESSVSNISIGIAERLINLFIAASFYQLYYLIYDNYRLFDIPSNALIWFALILATDFVWYWYHRLGHEVNFFWAAHIVHHHSEEFNFTAAARITTFQAIIRTGFWCVLPFVGFHPSMVITMLIVHGAYSFFTHTQLIGKIKWLEYVFVTPSVHGVHHASDEKYLDKNYGDMFTFWDRLFGTFQTEEEKPKYGLTHPLKSYSFLWQHFHYYFEIYELWKRSSGFKARWNAVFGSPADMDQDIRPILEKRFLQDKASPNQRLRFKNYLYIQLGICTLILTVFTYYFDYLESYDKIFVLSLVILTLINCGALLEQRKWIYYLEYARLAMISTYFLYEEDLLVFFFVPIAIMIFVEQLFSLSKIYQNTILQLESVE comes from the coding sequence ATGAAAAATATCAATTTTCTTGCATTTGCCATGCCGGCCTTTTTTCTTTTTTTATTTTTAGAATACAAGCTTGCCCAACGCAGAAAAAGACCTGAAATCTTTAATTATGAAAGTTCTGTCTCAAACATTTCGATCGGAATTGCAGAGCGTTTAATTAACTTATTTATTGCAGCCAGTTTTTACCAACTGTATTATTTGATTTATGATAATTACCGATTATTTGATATTCCGAGTAATGCCTTAATTTGGTTTGCACTTATTCTCGCAACCGATTTTGTCTGGTATTGGTATCACCGATTAGGCCACGAAGTCAATTTTTTCTGGGCTGCACATATTGTACACCATCACAGCGAAGAATTTAATTTTACAGCCGCCGCTAGAATCACTACTTTTCAGGCTATTATTCGAACGGGATTTTGGTGTGTTTTGCCTTTTGTTGGTTTTCATCCAAGTATGGTTATTACGATGCTGATTGTTCATGGCGCTTATTCTTTCTTTACTCACACACAGCTTATTGGTAAAATAAAATGGCTGGAATATGTTTTTGTAACGCCTTCAGTTCATGGCGTCCATCATGCATCTGACGAAAAATATTTAGACAAAAATTACGGCGATATGTTTACCTTTTGGGATCGTCTTTTTGGTACATTTCAGACAGAAGAAGAAAAACCAAAATACGGATTAACGCATCCGCTGAAAAGCTATAGTTTTTTATGGCAGCATTTTCATTATTATTTTGAAATTTACGAATTATGGAAACGCTCAAGCGGATTTAAAGCAAGATGGAACGCTGTCTTCGGAAGTCCAGCCGACATGGACCAAGATATTCGTCCGATTTTGGAAAAGCGTTTTCTGCAAGATAAAGCTTCTCCAAATCAACGACTTCGATTTAAAAACTACTTATATATACAATTAGGAATCTGCACTTTGATTCTGACTGTTTTTACTTATTATTTTGATTATTTAGAAAGTTACGACAAGATATTTGTGCTTTCATTGGTAATTCTAACTTTAATCAACTGCGGAGCTTTGTTAGAACAGCGAAAATGGATTTATTATTTAGAATATGCACGTCTTGCGATGATTTCTACTTATTTCTTATACGAAGAAGATTTGCTTGTATTTTTCTTTGTTCCAATTGCAATTATGATTTTTGTTGAGCAATTATTTTCATTAAGCAAGATTTATCAAAATACGATTTTGCAGTTGGAAAGTGTTGAATGA